The DNA window ATACAGAACAGCAAATTCCTCTAAATTTGCCATCTGCATCTACATCTACGGCAAAATCTATCGAGCCTATTACGATTACCTTAACTACAACGCATACGTTATATATCGATAATCAGGAAATTTCTTCGGAACGCTTGGCGGAAGAGGTGCGGTCTATCGTTAAACAAGCACCGCGACAAGCCTTTGTTATCCGTGCATCTAAGGATGTGTATTACAGCGAGGTTATCGCTCTGTTAGATATGCTCAAGGTTAATGGCGCTAAATATATTAGTGTCGCAACGGAACGGAAGTGATTCTATGTTTGAATCGCATTATTTGAAACCGTTCATCGTGTCCTTAGGCATTACGACGATACTCGTATCTGGGATGGGGTTTTCCTTGCGAGGTATGGCGGGCACTGGTGCAGCTCATGATGCGGCAGAAATTAGCTTTGACTTGCCTGATGATAGTGAAAGTAGCGCAGAGGTGACTGAACAGACTCCACAACCTGAGGAGAAGGTAGCACCAGTAGAGGCAGATCCTGAACGGGCAGCACAAAAACCTCAATCTCAGCCACGATCTGGGATGGAGGAAGTGACCCCTGGTGAAAATGAACGAACTAAAACATTAGATACAAATGCTAGTACACAAGAGCAGCGACGAGAATGGGCTATTCCTAAGGCCATTGAATCTGAAGCGGCTGGCGTAGAGCAAGCAGTTGTGACTCATGACAAACAATCAAAACCGAAAGAAGCGCCTATGGGTAAGGATGTTACATCTGACCCTAATGCCAATGGTGATGGTCGTACGGAATCAGCTGACTTATCATTCTTATCAGATCTTGCGTGGAGCCTGTTGACCCCAGGTCAGCAAGAATTATTACGACAACCTGCTATCAATCCAAGTGCATATCTTCGTCGTGTCCAAGAACAAGGTGCGAGATCTTCCGTGACGGGTACTGTTACGGTGAAGGTGAACTTTGGTGAAGATGGTCATGTTATCGTTGCTCCGAATACACCGCGCATCGTGGTGGATGGCGTACCGCCTGATGTGATGGAAGAAGCACTGCGCATTGTTAAAACTAGTGGCAGCATCGTCAACAACTCTGGACGTATACAAACCTTAACAATCCCTGTCGTTATGGGACAATAAAGAGGCATATCACATACTATGTATGTAAGATATGCCTCTTTTACTTTTGTAGTATTAATTATTTTACTTTTGCAGTATTAGTTAATTGTAGCGTGTTATTTATACTCTCCAGAATATTATGGAAATATAATTCATACGGAAAAACTGTATCCCATTAATCTTGGTTTGTAAGCATTGTTTTGGTAGAGTTGAATACCGCAAGGTATACGATAGCACCGCCGATAAATAATGTAACTTGCATAGGTGCACTAAATTGATCGACACGCCATAACGCAAAGGCGTAGAAGAACATTGTTACTAGCATGATGAGGAATGCGATGATAACGCGTACATTGGTGTTAACTGCTAGGGACGTAGTAATGCGAGATTTATTGAGTACTACGTAAATTAAGGATACGATGATATCTGCTGTAAAGATGGAGAATACATAATTGAGATCAAACTCTCCAAATAGAACTACAGCCAAGCCGATAAAGCTGAGCCCAAAGAATAGGCGTAATAAAATGCCTATAGTATTCGATTCATTGCGCTGTGCACGACGCTCTTTGCGATTTAAATTTGCCATGAAAGCCTCCCGATAATGATATACAAGTCTATGTATATTTAAGATAATCCTAGTATATCATTTTATTAGCACGAATACATAGAGACGGAGTTAATATAACTCAATTCTATTAATTGTTTACTTAGAAAAGACGTCATAAGTAAAGTCATTATAAGTCAAGTCATCATAAGTCGAAACGTATCATAAGACTTCAATGAATGGCTGTCATCTTTAATAAATACGAACGATTAGTAAATTTAATATAATTATCATTCGGAAAATTGTCGGTCTTTCGTTGAATGGAGCTTTCACATATGGTACAATAATCCTATAAATCTAGCTTTTATCATGCAAAGGAGACATCATGATACCACGTTATACACGAGAAGAAATGGGCCATATTTGGAGCGAGCGCAACGAGTTCGACACAATGTTATTGGTGGAGATCCTCGCATCCGAGGCGCAAGCTGAATTGGGCATTATCCCTAAAGAAGCGGCAAAAACAATTCGCGAAAAAGCCGATTTCGACGTTGAGCGCATTCATGAAATCGAAAAGGAAACAAACCACGATATCATTTCCTTCGTAACAGCAGTAGGCGAATACGTAGGTCCTGAAGCGGCTAAATATATCCACCTTGGTCTGACATCTACAGACGTTAAAGATACAGCGCTTGGTTACATGATGAAACAAGCGTGCGACATCTTGATTGCTGATTTGAAACGCTTGCACGAAGTATTGCGTCGTCGCGCAGCTGAGTTCAAATATACACCTATGATTGGTCGTACTCACGGTATCCACGGTGAACCAACTACATTTGGTTTGAAATTAGCGTTATGGATGGCTGAAGTAGAACGCGATATCGAACGCATGGAACATGCTCGTAAAAGCGTTGCTGTAGGTAAACTGTCCGGCGCAGTTGGCACGTACTCCAACATTGATCCATTCGTAGAGCAATACGTATGTGAAAAATTAGGTCTTGAACCTGTTAAAATCGCTACGCAAGTCGTACAACGTGACCGTCACGCTGAATTGTTGTCTACTATCGCTGTTGTTGGCGGCACATTGGATAAAATCGGCAAAGAAATCCGTCACTTGCAACGCACAGAAGTACGCGAAGCGGAAGAATATTTCAGCCCTAAACAAAAGGGTTCCTCTGCGATGCCTCACAAACGCAATCCTATCACTTGTGAAAGAATTTGTGGTATGGCTCGCTTGCTTCGTGGTTATGCTCAATCTGCTTACGAAGACCAAGCTTTGTGGCATGAACGCGATATTTCCCACAGTTCTGTAGAACGTGTTATCTTGCCAGATGCAACAATTGCATTGAACTACATGCTTCACCTTACAATTCGCACTATCGATAAATTGTTGGTATATCCTGAAACAATGCTTAAAAACCTTAACCTTACAGGTGGCCTTGTATTCAGTCAAACAATTTTGACTCACCTTGTAGATAAAGGTGCGGTACGTGACGAAGCATACCGTTGGGTTCAAAAATACGCTATGGAACGCTGGCTTGAAGGCAAAGATTTCGCTACAGGTCTTAAATCTGATGAAAATATCAAGAAATACATGACTGCTGAAGAAATCGATGCATGCTTCGATCCACATAAATTATTGAAACATGTTGATACAATCATGGCTCGCTTTGGCCTATAATTGTAGGGTACTTCCCATATAACATATGAAAGACTAGGGTAGGTATAGACCAACAAGCCTATGGCACGTGCATTAGGTGTTGGCTATATCTACCCTTTTTATTTTGAAAGTAACCGGTTATTTATACTGTTTACGGACAATTATGAGTAGGTTCCCTAGTAAGAATTTCTGTATCTTAGGAAAATTAGCTATTGTATTAGGAGGTTATATGAAACGTATCATACGAAAGTACGGACCGCCTATTTTTCACTGTATTAATGACTTTGGACAAGGTTCACTAGCGGCGCTCATACCGTTCTTTATCGCTAATTTTAGCCTTAATTACTATCAATCGGCGTCCATTATTTTCTGTAACACCGTAGTGGCTTCTGTTGCTCAACCTATCTTGGGATATGTGGCGGATCGGTGGCGCGTGCCGTGGTTCATTCCTGTAGGTTTTACCGTAACGTTAGTCTCTATCAGCGCCATTGCACTGGCGACGAGCTATGAAATGATATTGGCTCTATCGCTTATTGCAGGGATTGGGGCTGCATTGTTCCATCCTGAGGCGGCTCTTCTCGTGAACCGCACGCAATCCAATGAACTTGGTAATGCCATGGGGCGCTTTGCGGTAGGTGGCAGCGCTGGTTTTGCACTGGGCCCGCTCCTTGCTGGTGGTGTGTACGTCTTTGGCGGCCAATTCCTTTGGTTGTTCACGGCGATTGCATTGATTGGCGTGTTGCTATATGTGTATGCCTTTACTGGCTCTACAAATACCGATGCTATTGGTGAAAGTAAAAGCTCTGCTAAATCTACTGATAGTGGGATCAACGATTGGGTTAGCTTTGGGAAACTGTTCTTTGTAATAGCTTCTCGATCTATTTTATTCTCTGTGTTATCCATCTTTATTCCTATTCTGTACATTACCGTTATTAACGGCGAAGCTGGTGCCTCTAGCTTGGCCCTCACTATGTACTTTGCAATGGGCGCTGTTCTTACCTATATGGGCGGGGCTCTATCTGATAAATTAGGCTTCCTTAAAACAGTTCGCTTAGGCAATCTTATCTTCTTGCCATCTGTTTTAGTGTTTATCTTTGTGCCTAACATCTGGGGCTTCTTCGGCGCCATGATCCCAATGGCTTTTGGCGTATTCTCTCAATACGGTCCAATTACGGTACTAGGTCAAAAATACCTTGCTAAAAATGCAGGCTTTGCGTCAGGTATTACACTAGGCCTTGGTATTACCTTAGGTGGACTTGTAGCGCCATATGTAGGTCATATAGCTGATATCTATGATGTACAAACTGCATTGATGACACTGATCCCTGTAGGGGCTGTAGGACTACTTATGAGCTTTTGGCTGAAAGAACCAAAATAGCTCACGCTTTTGGGAAGAAACTAAAGATTGAATTTGTATAAATACTTTCACAGAGTCCGAACATTGTTGTATAATGTTAGTGAATTATTTAGACTTTCACATGGAGGATATAGATATGGCAACAAGTATGGTTATCGGCACTCAATGGGGTGACGAGGGTAAAGGTAAAATCGTTGACTGGATCGCGGAACGTGCAGACGTTGTAGTGCGCAGTCAAGGTGGTAATAATGCAGGTCATACTGTTGTGGTAGATGATAAAGCATTTGCTCTTCGCCTTTTACCAAGCGGCATTTTGTACGATAACAAACAAAATATCGTGGGTACTGGTGTTGTAATCGACCCTAAAGTATTGTTACAAGAAATCGAAGGCCTTGAAAAACAAGGTAAATCTGCAAAATCCCTTCATATTTCTGACCGTGCGCATGTTATCATGCCATATCATATCGCTTTAGATAATGCAGAGGAAGCATCTAAAGGTGATGCTAAAATCGGTACTACTAAAAACGGTATCGGTCCTTGCTATGCTGATAAAATTAACCGTATCGGCATCCGTATCTGCGACTTGTATGACCTTGAAACATTCAAACAAAAATTAGCATACAATGTAGAATTTAAAAATAAAATGCTTACTAAAGTTTATGATGCTGAACCAGTTAACTATGATGAAATCTTAGCGGATTACATCAAATATGCTGAAGCATTGAAACCATATGTAACAGATACTAACATCGCTGTTCTTAAAGCGGTTAAAGAGGACAAAAAGGTATTATTCGAAGGCGCTCAAGCTACTATGCTTGACCTTGACCATGGTACATATCCATTCGTAACATCCTCTCATCCAATCGCTGGTGGTGCTTCCACAGGCGCTGGTATTGGTCCAAACTACTTGAAAAATATCTTCGGCGTTGTAAAAGCTTATGCAACACGCGTTGGTGCAGGTCCATTCC is part of the Veillonella sp. genome and encodes:
- a CDS encoding biopolymer transporter ExbD → MRRRTLGVKKEPTIMIIPMIDIVFFLLVFFMVGTLYMNTEQQIPLNLPSASTSTAKSIEPITITLTTTHTLYIDNQEISSERLAEEVRSIVKQAPRQAFVIRASKDVYYSEVIALLDMLKVNGAKYISVATERK
- a CDS encoding CAAX protease, translating into MANLNRKERRAQRNESNTIGILLRLFFGLSFIGLAVVLFGEFDLNYVFSIFTADIIVSLIYVVLNKSRITTSLAVNTNVRVIIAFLIMLVTMFFYAFALWRVDQFSAPMQVTLFIGGAIVYLAVFNSTKTMLTNQD
- the purB gene encoding adenylosuccinate lyase, which gives rise to MIPRYTREEMGHIWSERNEFDTMLLVEILASEAQAELGIIPKEAAKTIREKADFDVERIHEIEKETNHDIISFVTAVGEYVGPEAAKYIHLGLTSTDVKDTALGYMMKQACDILIADLKRLHEVLRRRAAEFKYTPMIGRTHGIHGEPTTFGLKLALWMAEVERDIERMEHARKSVAVGKLSGAVGTYSNIDPFVEQYVCEKLGLEPVKIATQVVQRDRHAELLSTIAVVGGTLDKIGKEIRHLQRTEVREAEEYFSPKQKGSSAMPHKRNPITCERICGMARLLRGYAQSAYEDQALWHERDISHSSVERVILPDATIALNYMLHLTIRTIDKLLVYPETMLKNLNLTGGLVFSQTILTHLVDKGAVRDEAYRWVQKYAMERWLEGKDFATGLKSDENIKKYMTAEEIDACFDPHKLLKHVDTIMARFGL
- a CDS encoding MFS transporter; protein product: MKRIIRKYGPPIFHCINDFGQGSLAALIPFFIANFSLNYYQSASIIFCNTVVASVAQPILGYVADRWRVPWFIPVGFTVTLVSISAIALATSYEMILALSLIAGIGAALFHPEAALLVNRTQSNELGNAMGRFAVGGSAGFALGPLLAGGVYVFGGQFLWLFTAIALIGVLLYVYAFTGSTNTDAIGESKSSAKSTDSGINDWVSFGKLFFVIASRSILFSVLSIFIPILYITVINGEAGASSLALTMYFAMGAVLTYMGGALSDKLGFLKTVRLGNLIFLPSVLVFIFVPNIWGFFGAMIPMAFGVFSQYGPITVLGQKYLAKNAGFASGITLGLGITLGGLVAPYVGHIADIYDVQTALMTLIPVGAVGLLMSFWLKEPK
- a CDS encoding adenylosuccinate synthase, whose translation is MATSMVIGTQWGDEGKGKIVDWIAERADVVVRSQGGNNAGHTVVVDDKAFALRLLPSGILYDNKQNIVGTGVVIDPKVLLQEIEGLEKQGKSAKSLHISDRAHVIMPYHIALDNAEEASKGDAKIGTTKNGIGPCYADKINRIGIRICDLYDLETFKQKLAYNVEFKNKMLTKVYDAEPVNYDEILADYIKYAEALKPYVTDTNIAVLKAVKEDKKVLFEGAQATMLDLDHGTYPFVTSSHPIAGGASTGAGIGPNYLKNIFGVVKAYATRVGAGPFPTELLDETGDNLRELGHEFGTVTGRPRRCGWLDLMVVKYAAGLNSLDYLAITRLDILDSFKELKICVGYKLNGKDVEGFPANLKDLEACEAVYETLPGWETDISGIRKYEDLPENARKYVERIAEVTGVPLGIVSVGPNRNQTIDLVNVF